The sequence CGGCGCGTCCGACCGCGCGGGCCGCTCCGGCCGCAGCTACGGCGAATATCGGGTCGAGGACGGACCGCTCGGCCGCCGCAACCGCGCGGTGTTCGGCCTCGGCCACGGTTGGCGCGTGGCCCGCGGCGTGCAGATCGGCCTCGGCTACGAACACCAACAGGTGTTCGGCGGCTTTTCGCCCGACGGCGCGCCGGTGGGCGACCAGCGGCGCGACGTCGCCAGTGCGCGCGCCGCGATCACGCGGTGGCGCGGCGTCGTCGCCGGCGCGCGCGCCGAACTGCGTTGGGACGAGGGCGACACCGTCGACCGCGTTCAGCTCGTCGCCGGCGCCGGGGCCACCGCCGCGGTCACGCGCGAGATCACGGCGCTCGCGCGGATCCGGCTGCTGCGCACGGTCGACGCCAGCAACCAAAAGTTGCCATATCAACCGGAACACCTGCCAGACCGGTTCGATGCGGCCGACCACACCCACATCGTCGCCGGTTGGGCCTACCGGCCGCTCGGGGCCGCGTGGCTCACGCTGTTCGCCCGCTACGCCTACCTGATCGACCAGCGACCGACCGACCGGGCGGGCGGCACGCCGGTGACCACGAGCCACGCGGCGGCCCTCGCGCCGATCGTGCGGCTGCCGTGGCGCCTCGAGCTGTCCGGCAAGCTCGCGTGGAAGAAGACGCGGCTGCAGACCCCGGAGCCCGCCGCCAGCCCCGTCGCCGCGCCGGCCGTCACGCGCACGGATGCCGTGCTCGCGCTCGCGCGACTCGCCTATCGCGTGGCCGGCAACTGGGAGGTCGCCGGCGAGGTCCGCCGGCTGTACGCCGGCCGGCCGGGGCGCGCCGCCAGCGCGCGAGACGGCACGCTGTGGGAGATCGCGTATACGATCGCGGGGACGCTGCGCCTCGGCCTGGGCTACAATTTCAGTCGATTCTCGGACAACGAGCTGGGAGATCTCGAACGCGACGCGCACGGACCGTTCGTGCGCCTGATGGCGCATTACTGAGCGGAGCGCGCGCGGCGTCCAACCACCGCGAGGAGACATGGCTCGAAAACGCTTGGGTGAAATCTTGATCGAGGCGGGTGTGCTGGACGAAGCGCGCTTGCGCGCAGCGCTGGTCGAGCAACGCCGCTGGGGCGGCCAACTCGGGCGCATCCTGATCGACATGCGCCTGATCTCCGAGGACGTGCTGGTGCAGGCGCTCAGCCGCCAGCTCAACATTCCGGCGGTCAACCTCGATTCGCGCGACATCCCCGACGAGGTGATCGAACTCGTGCCGGGCGACATCGCGGAACAGCACGGGCTGGTGCCGTTCCACCTCGAGGGCAAGTTCCTCGACGTCGCGATGACCGATCCGACCAACCTCGGCATCGTCGACGAGTTACGCATCCGCACCCAGCTCAACGTGCGACCGTACCTCGCCGGCCCCAAGATGATCGAGCGCGCGCTGCGCAAGTACTACGGCCGCGGCAATCCGTCCATGCCGCTGATGCCCGCAGCCGGCGTCGACCCGGCCGTCGCGGTCGATCCCGCGGTGATGACCGACGGCATGCAGCTCGTCGACCTCGAGCGACCGGCGGCGCCGGCCGCCGGGTCGCCGGCGATGACCGCCGCACAGAT is a genomic window of Deltaproteobacteria bacterium containing:
- a CDS encoding general secretion pathway protein GspE; translated protein: MARKRLGEILIEAGVLDEARLRAALVEQRRWGGQLGRILIDMRLISEDVLVQALSRQLNIPAVNLDSRDIPDEVIELVPGDIAEQHGLVPFHLEGKFLDVAMTDPTNLGIVDELRIRTQLNVRPYLAGPKMIERALRKYYGRGNPSMPLMPAAGVDPAVAVDPAVMTDGMQLVDLERPAAPAAGSPAMTAAQIRAHGAALHAPPAPADAAIANLQERIAKLEALVHRDEDVLRKLMGLLVQKGVATREEILAAIK